The Vibrio cyclitrophicus sequence CCATTCCAAAGATCCCCATGAAGCAAAGAAGGGCGAGGGTTGTGGCCAGCAAGACGCATATTCACCACATCAACGATGTCATCAATATCACCGAACTCGATGCCTTTCTCTTTCAGTAGTTGCAGTTGGAAACCGATGCGTTGCTCAGAGAAAAAACGTCCCCATTTCTTATGCCAAGGGTTGGGTTGAAGTGTGCTGCCAATATAGTTGTCTTGGTCACAACCAAACTCTTTTTGCTCGCCCCATTGATGAAGCTGCGCAAGCTGTACTCCGAAATCGAAACTGTTGTTGCCCGTCTCGAGCGGTTTGGTCGGCAAATAATTGAGAATAATGAACGAGCACTCTTTGGTTTTGCCAATAAGCACCAACTCGGGAACGTAGACGGTGGAGGTTTCTCTTAACAAGCGTAAGTTCTCAGCTTCTATTTCAAACTTAGGTAAAAATTCTCGCTGATTCACTTTCACAAAGTAACGTTCATTACCATCGCTGATCATATAGCAATCGTTAATGTCGCCACCAGAAACCTTGGTACGTTCAGTAATCTGAAAGTTAAATAGAAGAGTATCTGAAAGTTGTTGAGAAATGGCCTGCCACATAGGAAATCCTCAAAGACTGAAAGTTAAAAAGATTGAAGGTTAGAAATACTGTTTGTTTAATAGCAATAGTTTAGGATAAATCTGAGCAATTTATAGACGCACTCGTCAATGTTCTTAGCTCTTCTTCATCTTACGCAGAATCAATTGGCCGAATTGTGAACTCGAACTGATTCAAGCTCTTTGAAATACAAACATAAATTGAAAACCTGACGTGATGAAATAGTTTGGAACTGGTCTCACAATCGAAACGGTTTTGAACGCAACAAACTGGAAAAGTGATTTGAGCTTGTTATCGTCTAGCGACTAAATTAAATGAGCTTTTCGAGTTAGTTGAAAGGGCTATTGTTAACTGGCGCAATACTTTGCTTCAAAGTTTGTCTTACACTTTGTTGGCGTGAATTTACTTATGGCTCAAGTAGGCAGGTATACCACATAGCGCTATATCGATTTAAATTTAAGCTGAAATACTAACTAGGATCATTTTAATGCGGTTTTGGGCAATAAAGTGATGACAAATAGCTTCATTTACATAGTATTAGGAAAGTACGTATTAATCTGCTTTAGAGCTTAAAACGGAGAATTATTGTGGTTGTAGAAACCGATGGCTATTTGGCTTTAATCGAGCACCTATCATTCAACCTTGATGTGTTTACCAATAGTAATGGTGATACTGGAAACGAAAGTGTCGAAGACATTGTTACCGACATGATTTCAACGAACATCATGGCTATTTTCGAACAAAACCCAGAGTTGCATTCGAGTGTTCGTTTTCAGCTTTTGAAAGAAGCCGATGCGGTAGTAGCGGACCTTGGTGAAGTATTAGCGGGTGTGTGGGCTAAGAAAGCGACTAACGAACAAATTGTATTCCTTGATGAATACATCGCGTTAGTGAAGAACCTGTTTGATACTGCTGTTGCTAAATACGACTAACGGTTTATTTGCCCATTTATTGTCGTAATTAGTTAGGATAAATAACTACGGGCGTTTAAGTCGTATCTTTCTAGAGTTACCTCGCTCAGCGGTTTATCTTTCGAACCGCTATAAACGCCTAAAATGCCAAAACTTGGAAGCCCAATAAGGGTTATCTAACCTAGAAATAATGACACCTTTTGATGTCGAGGCATGTAGAAATTGGTTGTTTCCTAAGTAAACGCCAACGTGTCGCACCGTCATCGAAGTCTTGAAAAACACCAAGTCACCGCTTGTTGCCTGCCCATACGCGATTTCTTTCCCCTTTTTACTCTGGTCTTTTGTCGTTCTTGGTAAGGCTTGTTGAGTCGCATTTTGCACGGCAATTTGAACAAAAGCGGAGCAATCTATCCCTCTAAATGAGGTACCGCCGAAATGGTACGGCACACCTTTCCATTGTTCATACACACTCATATAGGCGTTTGTAGTCAATTGTTCTGACCTTGATAAAGGTTTCTGTGCGGTTTGACTAAGCTGAGAAGGCGATGGTGACGAGCTACAAGCAGCCAATGTTGCTAAAGTTATTGTAACTACAGCCGTTTTTCTGATTTTCATATGTAACTCTTCTGACAAAAAACTGAAATAAAAACGTCATCAAGGACTTCTAGTATACGGACTAACTTAAGGATATCTCTTTTCTTAGTCAAACTGGATTTCACATGCCCGACACAAATTTATCAACAAAACCCTCACGTTATACATTCTCGCTCATTCAAACTGTCACTGCTGTATTTATTTCCATTCTTTTACTTGTTAGTTTTTTATCAATGGTTAGTATTCGGGGCGTTGAACGGGTAGGTGGACACTTTGACGCACTCTCAGAACAAGCCTTACCCCTTGCTCTGCACAACGCCGAATTAACGCAAAGCGTATTAGAACAAGTAAAACTTCTCACATACAGCACCCAATCAACCGACTTAGATACACTGAATGCTACAAGGGGCTCAATTGACCAACTCGCGACAGAGAGTAATAGCACGCTAGAGGAACTTCTTTTTATCTCCCAGTCTTTTCCTGATGCGATCTCTTTAGAGCAACAACAAAACCTTATCGATGACATGGCACAACTACAAGCCATGACCAACATGGTACTACTAGCGCAGATTGAGATTCAAAGTAAGCAAAATCTAATCGACAGCAAAATGGGCGAGTTCCGCTATGGCGTTGGATCTATTGGACCAGAAATGAATCGAATTAGCTCATTCTTGGTTGAAGGCAACCCGGAAGCGAGCGATGCAGCGAACCGATTTACATCCAGTGCGTCTGCTATGGCAAACACCTTCTTAATGTTGATGATGCAATCTGACCTTAATAAAGCACAAGACGAATATCGTCAATTGAGAAACCGAATTGCAGGCCTTAA is a genomic window containing:
- a CDS encoding fructosamine kinase family protein → MWQAISQQLSDTLLFNFQITERTKVSGGDINDCYMISDGNERYFVKVNQREFLPKFEIEAENLRLLRETSTVYVPELVLIGKTKECSFIILNYLPTKPLETGNNSFDFGVQLAQLHQWGEQKEFGCDQDNYIGSTLQPNPWHKKWGRFFSEQRIGFQLQLLKEKGIEFGDIDDIVDVVNMRLAGHNPRPSLLHGDLWNGNVANSAFGPICYDPACYWGDHECDLALTELFEGFPKEFYEGYQSVNPLDVGYTDRKDIYNLYHLLNHCNQFGGEYLAQTEACIQKIQAV
- a CDS encoding DUF3802 family protein; the encoded protein is MVVETDGYLALIEHLSFNLDVFTNSNGDTGNESVEDIVTDMISTNIMAIFEQNPELHSSVRFQLLKEADAVVADLGEVLAGVWAKKATNEQIVFLDEYIALVKNLFDTAVAKYD
- a CDS encoding C40 family peptidase; this encodes MKIRKTAVVTITLATLAACSSSPSPSQLSQTAQKPLSRSEQLTTNAYMSVYEQWKGVPYHFGGTSFRGIDCSAFVQIAVQNATQQALPRTTKDQSKKGKEIAYGQATSGDLVFFKTSMTVRHVGVYLGNNQFLHASTSKGVIISRLDNPYWASKFWHFRRL